The Bubalus bubalis isolate 160015118507 breed Murrah chromosome 2, NDDB_SH_1, whole genome shotgun sequence genome includes the window GGCCCTCCTGAAAGCCAGGGAGTTCCTTCAGTTAAGTTGTTACTCTTAAGTTGGATCCCACGGAAGACAGTCCCCATCTCCAGCTTCTCAACCTCAGAACTGTGTAATGGAAAGCAGTGACGCAGTCCGAGCAAGGCTTTTCAAACCTTGCTCCCGTGAGCCCATTGCTGCAGGGGCGGCCAGGTTGCCTCAGTTGCTGTCAGGTTACTATGCTGCTGGGACTCTTCTGCGTATGATTCCGTTTGAAAAATAGATCCTGTagctttaacaacaacaacaatacttttTAATATCCCAGCATTTGCTGAGAACTGAGTGGGACAGATTGCTTTGCCGTAAGCAAACTGCAGGTGGCAGAGTAAGGGGTTGGGGAACTTAGCAGTTGTTTCAAAGACAGAATGCTCAGAAACGTGGTGCTTCCATGGGACATGTGTTATCCCTAAAGTTTTCCAGTATAAGCCAGATTTCTGTTGCTTTGAAATTCTGTCAGAATAGCTCAGAGGTGCAGCCTGGGGGCCTTAGGAGCCACGCTTGGCTGCCGTGTCCTTGGAACGCTTTCACATCGAGCCTTGAAAACCTGCTTCCGTTGGCGCCAGTGAGGCCCGCAGCTGGGGGCCCAGAGCCCATTTGTCAGCATTTGACTTGCAGGACAAAGAAGAACTGCATTCTGCCTTCCCTTTCACTGAGGTTGGTAGCGGCAGTTACGTGTAAGTGTGCGCTCCTGCGTGGCTCCTGTACTGCTCTCCTCTGCGGTCTGTTAGGCTGATTGAAGGCACGGACAGGGGAGGCAGCATTCGCTGAGTGCCAGCCGTGTGCCCAGCACTGCGCTCGGCGCCGTGAGTACTCTGGTTAGTGACACAGAGCGCCCTTGTGAGATGGACACGCTCATCCTGATTTCAGGTCACCACACTAAGGAACTGAGTCTGAGAGCGGCTAGGCGGCTTGGCGCTCACTCAGGTTTCTCTGCTTCGCTTACGGGAGAAGTGTGCGTTGGTGGTGACTTTCTCTCAGACCTGCAGACCCAGCCCTGCCGCCCCTCTCCCTGCCGCTTTGTAGCATTGGTTCCTGTTCTGTCCCTGTCAGGAAACGGTGATCTGCAGACCGCCTGCCGGCGGCTTGTCAGGACGCGCGATGCTAACCATGCTGTTCTGGCTTCTCCCAGGGTCCTACCCGTCCCCCAAAGCTGGAGCGACCCTGGTCGTATACAAGGACCTGCTTGTGCTGTTTGGCGGCTGGACACGGCCGAGCCCTTACCCCCTACACCAACCAGAGAGGTTCTTTGACGAGATACACACTTACTCACCCTCTAAAAACTGGTAAGCCACAAAGACAAGATCCTTTTAATCTGGAATAGGAAGGTTTAAAATGACTGGATTCcttatctttttgtgtgtgtccaGAAATCTCTTTGAGAATCTGTTGAAAGCTTTGGACtcttcccagaaaaataaaacgtTTTTTACTTAACTTAAGCACAAATTTTGCCTACAGTTTCAGAGGGTTTACAGGACCCTCCCTAGAACTTGAAGTTAAGCATGCGTATTCCAAAGAGAAAAGGTAGAAGACATGTTTTCTTCttccaagaaaaatgaatgagCCAGTTGAAGAATAGAGAGCTCTTCAGCTCTGGCTGCCAGCGCCCGGGAGCGCTGTGGCTCCAGAGGACACGCCTGCTCTGTCCCCAGGCTGATTCCCAGTTGTTGTACagacttgtctttttaaaatgacagCCACCTCTGTTTCCTTGTGACGGGCTGCACAGCTACTCAGTACAGGGCTCTTGGCAGCTGCTGCTGATCAACAAATCAGGCCTGTAGGAAGAAACAGCAGGTGGTACTCCTTCAGCGAGCTAGGCTGAAGCAGCTCGGGGACGGGGTGCAGtccctgccattctcttctctccacTCCGTGTCTGAGCCTCACCCACTGGGGGGCTGAGTGAATAGAATTTCAGCAGATCCGTAGAAAAGGCATAAGTGCCTTGTGCCAGCCTGCATTTATTGTCTAACAGTTTCTCTACTGAAGGTGATAGGATTGTCATGTTAGATGGATGCCTGCTTCCTGTCTTCCGTCTTAAGCACAGAAGGCCAGAGGCAGAGGCGCTGACTTCCTGACTTCCCCCGTCTCTCTGCATTAGGTGGAACTGCATTGTGACCACCCACGGCCCACCTCCCATGGCCGGGCACTCCTCTTGTGTGATAGACGATAAAATGATCGTCTTCGGCGGCTCCCTAGGATCGCGGCAGATGTGAGTACGTTTGATTAGCTCGCTGTCACCCTGAAGATTATCTTCAGGAAAGATTAAACTCCTGGAAAGGTCAGCTAGGGCAGAAGAGTAAACTAGTCAGGGTCAAGATTCCTGAGCATGATTCCGATTAATCCAGTTAGTTATCTCACCCTGGTGTTCTGTTTTTTGGTTCTAGTCACAGACCAATAAATTGAGAAACTTGCTCCATAAAATCAGGGCTCCAGGCGTCTTATATGCgattaaaatgtttttgtgtgtatgtgctttcTAAGGTGAGGCACATCTCTATATAGACAACCTTTTAATCAAGCCCCTCAGcacaagttatatatatattttaataattgccTTGCTGGTATAAATGTTTGTATTTGAAAAAGTTATATGAGAGTATTGCCTGGAAGACTTGCTTAACCTTATAAAGTTGAATCATAATCACTGAATTTTAGCAAGGATTAATGGTTAAGCTGATATGAAATATTAGATTTTTCAACCCCATGTTGGCTGGGACCAAGATGTATTCTATGAATGTCATTACTTTGAATTAAGAATTAATGTTCAGCATTCCTAAATTATGTTTTAAGTGTTTGATATAAATTgtaaaaagtatttgttttcagtgtgtctttaattttaaaataaagctcatttttcaaatgtcaaaaaaaaccaaaacagggcCATGTAGAATCTCAGTGTTGCTCGGGGTGTGGGTTAGTTCAGTGGGGTCAGGTTCTGACGGGCCTCCACCGTGTCTGTTTGCCTGTGCCCTCAGAAGGCCACCTCCCAAGAAGCAGAGAACTTTTCCTTGCTCTCCTTAGGGCCCAGCTCGTGCCCCTTGGAGcttcagagaaggagagaggcagaTTGGCATGAGTTGGGAGAATGGGTAGGAGCAAGAAAGCTTTCCCCGACCTGATCTTCCGTGAggttgtctcctcctcctccccgcagCTCTGCCCAGAGCAGTCTGCCTGAAGTACTTCCTCTGCTTTGGCGTCAGCAGCAGGAGTGGTCACTTTACCTGCGTTTTGAAATGGCAGTTGATGGGCTGTCAGCAGTACAACCATTCCAGACCCGACCCTCTTCTCCCTCAGGGTCCTCTGCATCTTCTTATTTTAGAACACTCATGGAGCGGAGTGTGTGAGCTCTACCCTCCAGGTCAGAGGGTTAGGGCTTAAGGTACTGGAGTTCTCACTCCTGTGTCCCTATGGGTGAATAATTGCCCTTAGAGAGGGGACCATACTATAGAGACTGCCGTGGAGGAGTCTGTCCTTGCCACACTGGTCCCCTGGGGGCTGGAGATGCCGATCTGTCCCTGACAGAAGAGCTGCAGCTTCCATTAACCATGGTGAACTACCTTTTGCGGCCAAGGTCGATAAATCTTTATCTCCTAGACAGTGATAGAACTGCCTTCTGAATAATTTTGCTCTCTTCCTTGTGGGTTTTGCCTTTGAAAGACTATATCACAGCTAGTTAGCTATCTCCTGCTATCACCAATTAAGTAACTCTTACTTTAGTTGCTGTTTGGCTACAGACATGACTCAAATGCGGCCTTATGGGTCAGTGGAAAGAGCAAGGTCTGAAAGTCTCCTTTCCTGTGGTGGAGTGCTGAGTGCGAGCGTGGCGTTGTGGGAGAACCCTGAAGAGCGCCACGTCCTCCGGGCTGGCTCCCGCGGCCCCAGGCATGCCCGGCTCCCTCACCCTAGTGTCCTTGTCTTACAGGAGCAGTGACGTCTGGGTGCTGGACCTCGAGCAGTGGGCATGGTCCAAGCCCAGCATCTCCGGGCCCAGCCCTCATCCCCGAGGCGGCCAGTCTCAGGTGCTCAGGAGTTAAGATAACTATTCAGCAAGCCCTGTAGCGTCTGTCAGTTAGgacaggagagggaggagggagccaggTAAGGGGCCAGCACACACAGGCCAAGGAGAGTTTACCGTTCTCTTTTGCTGGCATTTATTCTTCAACTTCTAATgggttataattatttttgttggcTTTATACTGTGCCTCTCCCCAAAGcatttactttgcttttttattttctgagagaACCCTGCATTCTACGTGGTTGGCACTCGTGTGTTAATAGTATTTAATCAACAGAGAGTTCACTCAGATGAATCATCAGTAGTTTGTTTACAAGGATCAGAACTGACGTGGTTtgggggactggggagcctgtggTGAGCAGAACGCTCTCATTTGGGAGCCAGGTAGACTATCTGCATAAACCACTGAGGCAGCGGAGGTCAGACGCCTGTGTCTTTGtaggtttattttaaatttcttcctctCCCAGATCGTCATAGATGATGCAACTATTTTAATCCTTGGAGGGTGTGGCGGTCCCAACGCTGTGAGTATGGCTGGTGCGGCGTTCCCATGCACACGCCGCTGAGCTTTCAGAACCTGCTTCCCCTGTCTCACCTTGTAAAACTGCAAGGCCCTTTCTGTAGcgttttcatttagaaaataccttttccagtctggatatATAGCCTCTGTATTTTCCGGCCCTTTCTCCACTCTTCTGGGGAGAAGGGGGAAAGCTCTTCATTAGAGACGTTTATCTCTTAAATGTTCATATCTACagtcttcctggagaaggcaatggcaccccactccagtgttcttgcctagagaatcccagggacgggggagcctggtgggctgcagtctctggggtcgcacagagtcaggcacgactgagcgacttggcgtagtcttccttctcccactgagtcttAAGGCTATACAGTTTGCTGCTGTCGTTTTTAACAAAGAGGGGTGAGAGAGGAAAGTAAGTTGATAGTGGCCAGAATTCACAtgaaatttatttaagaatgcaGGTTCAGACATTGTGGATATGCCTTATCTAGTACCCTTTCTatcagtgtgcacacacacacacataaaaccacAGGCAAGATTCAAAACCACGTTGCTTCACAGGGTCCCAAGTGCAGTTTGATGTGCCCGGCCAGCGGTCATACACGAATGAACGAATGGCCAGAGCGTTTGCTCTGCGTCCTGAAGCGCTCGCACGCTCCGTGACGACCGTGCAGCTGGGAGATCGTGGCtctgcgcgtgtgtgtgtgtggcttgtaACCTGCACCACACCTGAGCCCTGCTGTTGTTGCTTCTCTTGCAGCTCTTCAAGGATGCTTGGTTGCTGCACATGCACTCGGGCCCCTGGGCCTGGCAGCCGCTCAAGGTGGAGAATGAAGACCACGGGGCCCCAGAACTGTGGTGCCATCCAGCTTGCCGGGTGAGTGGAAAGCCGGCGGGCCAGCAGAGGGAGAGGTCCTGAACTCTAAAGCCAGATTAACTTGTCAGATTGCCACGCAACTTCGTATGGGAactgaaaacaccctgatgtcCCGAGAGGTGGACACTGACCGCAGCTCTTCAGGCATTTCTCACACACGTGAGCCACCGGGCAGAAAACCTACATGGGGCCCACCCGTCCTTCAAGCACCCCAGCTTTAAGCACCTCTGTCTGCAAAACTTGCCCCAGGTCCCCCACACAAATACTCGTTCTTCCCTTTACCCCCGCTCTGCAGACATGATTCAAGTGATAGCACATGTCTCACGATACCAGTTTCATCAACCACTTTATACAGCCAGGCACTTTATATGTAGAAATTATCCCATCTGTCCTGGAGGGCAGGCtgtattcttttcatctttgtagGGATCTCAGACACCTACAGAATGCCTGGCCCGTTCCGACGCTCATGGTAAAATGTTTGATAGCTGAATAAATGATCAGAGCTGAGCGCAGgtcttctgtcctccaggtcGGGCAGTGTGTGGTGGTCTTCAGCCAGGCGCCTAGTGGGCGAGCACCGCTTAGCCCCAGCCTGAACTCCCGCCCATCACCCATCAGTGCCACCCCTCCAGCCCTGGTTCCCGAAACCCGAGAGTACCGCTCGCAGTCTCCTGTGAGGAGTATGGATGAAGCACCCTGTGTTAACGGCCGCTGGGGAACCCTGAGGCCCAGAGCGCAAAGGCAGACCCCCTCCAGTTCCCGAGAAGGAAGCCTTTCCCCAGCCAGGGGCGATGGCTCGCCTGTCCTGAATGGTGGGAGTTTATCTCCGGGATCGGCAGCTGTAAGTGGCTCTTCCTTGGACAGCCCTGTGCAGGCTGTGTCTCCAAGCACCCCGTCCACCACTGAAGGGTATGACCTGAAAATGGGGCTCTCCCTGGCCCCTCGACGAGGATCACTCCCCGATCAGAAAGATCTAAGGTTAGGGTCAATAGATCTGAATTGGGACCTGAAAGCTGCCTCCAGTGGCAATCACGTGGATGGCGTGGGCAGCAGGACAGCGGGGGGCAGCTTGCGACACCCTCCCGAGCAGACGAACGGTGTGCACACCCCGCCACACGTGGCCAGCGCCCTCGCGGGAGCCGTTTCCCCAGGCGCCCTGCGCCGCAGCCTGGAAGCCATCAAAGCGATGTCATCCAAAGGTCCCCCCACCTCCGCAGCACTGAGCCCTCCCCTGGGGTCTtctccaggctcccctgggaGCCAGAACCTGGGCAGCGGAGAAGCAGTGCCCGTCCCCCGCCCCGGGCCCGCGCAGGGAGATGGACACGCCCTGCCCCCCATCGCCCGCCGCCTGGGCCACCACCCTCCGCAGTCCCTGAACGTGGGCAAGCCCTTGTACCAGAGCATGAACTGCAAGCCCATGCAGATGTACGTGCTGGATATCAAGGACACCAAGGAGAAGGGGCGCGTCAAGTGGAAAGTATTTAATAGCAGCTCTGTGGTTGGACCTCCCGAGACCAGCCTGCATACCGTGGTACGCGGCAGGGGCGAGCTCATCATATTTGGAGGACTCATGGACAAGAAACAGAATGTGAAGTACTATCCAAAAACAAACGCCTTGTACTTTGTGCGAGCAAAGAGATAATATGTTCTAAAACCTTTCCCCTTTCTGTGGCTTTTAATTTGGAATTTTCCAGCGTGCAAGCATTTGGACTGAGAACTGAGAAAACAGAGGACAAAATTACTCTCATAAACCAAACCCCAATTCCCAGCCTCACTCACTCCAGGCTGGGATCAAAtctccattaagaaaaaaaaagtatataaatctataaagaaatattatatagCCAACTTTGTTCATAAAGAGGGAGAGAGCTCCATCCTGGTTCAGATAAAATTGTTGCTGTGTTTTAGCAGAGGCTCTGCCGCCTTTTTCTACTTTACTGGTAACTAGACCAAGAATTTAGGGAACAGATTAATACCAGAACCTTCCTACAGAAACTGAAGAGCCACCTGTAAATCTTATTTGGCCTTCTCAGAGTTAGATAAGGAAAGGGCACGCATAAAATGCACAAGCAGAGGTTTCCGATTCACAGGCTGTCGGTGCTGGCAGGTACAGTGACGTGTAGCAATCTGCTCTCCGCCTGCAGAGGACCTGTGACCGCTGCTCTCTGCAGTGATGCCCTCTGCCCAGCCCTCTTCTGCCCGTTGGGACTGAGGAAGGTTACCCAGTGGGGATCTGCTGCACGTGTGCGCCAGGGTCATCGTGAAACAACGTTCATGCAGAAGCGCCTGTTTGCGTGCTCCCTCCATGTCTTAGAAAACACTCTGGGGTCTGATTGTGGAATTTTCTAATAGTCATATTTCATCGCAGTTTCCAAAATCggtatttgttctctttttcttccccttaaaACCTGGCACTCAGAGGCCGCCTTTTCTGTTTACAGCTGctgttctcccctcctccctcccccaccctcttttTCTTTGATATGTGAAATTTTTTTAAGCCCTAAAACCTTTGTCACTTTCTTTTACTAAGTTTGGGTGTCCAGAGAAATCTCTTAGAAATATTTCTGGAACCCTTTTTCTCGAGTCACTAGGGGACCAGCAGGGAGTTCTGAGATAccaacatcatgagaaatccttgATGCGTCAGAAAGTACTgtgggtttctttttatttccaaagcACATTGGACACACCCATCCATGTTTATAGAATTGATCTTGGAAGAGCAGTTCCTTCTAGAAGGGTTTTCGCCCTTGCTTGTGGCATGCATTCTTCTGCCTGGCTGTGGACTGGTGCTTGCGTTCTCTGAAGCATGGCTGACCTCGGGACAGCTCTTTCTTTGTCTTGCTCACCTGTCGCCCAAACAAGGCTTgggttttcactttcatgtcattTCTGAGATAACATTTCCAACCAGAGCAgtgctggtggggtggggggcggggggttgcCAGTCTCTAAACCATGACCCGGAGAAACATGCATCATTCTGGAGATTTCTCATCAGGAGAAGAGGGTTATTTTGCCTGCAGGCTTTGAATTCGTTTCTCAGCCCCGCTGTCCCCGATTTCTTGTCGGCCTTTCCCAAGCCGAAGCGTGCTGCAGCTGGCCCTGGGTCCTGGCGCCAAGCCAGCTTTCAGCAGCCTGTCTGATAAGTGTGCTTTCTCCTGTTACATCATGTTAAATCCTTTCCCCTAGCCTTTAGCTTTTACAATGTGGTCTTGGTGGGAAAGCGCCCTTGGTGCCAAGCCCGGGAAGGGGCCAGCTCACGGGGAGGGGTGCCTCTGCGTGCTCCCTCGGGCGAGGAAACTGCCATGCGCCTGCTGACCATGGTGTCCAGCTGCTCACAGCTCAGCACTTAGCTTCCCAGACTCTCTACCCTGGGCCTGTTTCCAGGCCTTCTTTGGCAAAGACCGTTAGATCGTGCGGGGTTCCTTATTCACAAGAGAAAGCTAGCCTAGAAGATTAGCAATTTcggcgttgctgctgctgctgaaccTTGTTTATGACACTGCATCTGTGCATGCACAGTGCCTCCAAACTCACCGAGTTCCTACTTAAATATAAAGTATTTGGAAGCCTGAAAGTTCTGAGTCTCAACTTGGTGATCTTTCCCTTTGTCCCGGGGCCTTCCTAAGCCGCTGTTAACCTGTTGATTCCTTCCACTGTCCCCAAGTAGGCAGGCAGCAGAGCTGATGATCCTCGTAGAAAGGAGCCTGGCTCCTTGGAACTCCATGGCATCCCAGGATCACCCACACCGCTCAGAACCAGACTGCTTACAGCTCCTTCAAGAAAGCTCTGCCTCTGCCGCCCCCGCGGTGTTGGTCCCGCTGGCTCTTGTGCACTGTGGGCGTGTGTCCGGGGAGAGCGAGGCAGCACAGCCCAGGTGGCCGCCTCCTGGGTGCAGGGGGGCTCCGGGCGTCCCGGCCGAGGGGGCCGTTTCCGCGCCACCGCGGACGCCTCAGTCAGATCCAGCTGAACCACCGCTCCGCTTTTGACACGATGCCAATTTTGTCTTAAGATtcactgaggaaactgagacggaatatttttttaaaccctcAGGAGCACctaaagtaaatatttatcagtatttaagtatttaagaTACATTTTGTCTCTACTTGAAGCTTTAACCCCTTCCGTTCCTGCAAGTGTGCCTTGGCAGCCCCCCACCGTCACGTTGACGTCACTGGCCACCACGCTGACTTCGTGAGAGGTTtagtctcttcctttccttctgaacAGAGCtccctgtttcctcattttgcaGGCTGCGCAGCAGAGAGGGCTCACATTTTTGCTCATATTTCTGCCCTGCTTCTGTGTTTTGGTGGTGGGTTCCAaaaaccaccccctccccactgcacCCACCCCACTCTTGGGAGCACAAATTTGATGTCAGAACAAGCTTAACTTTGAGTTGTAAAGCAATCCTGGGTTTCCTTTCCTTCCAGCCCTCTACAGATTGATTTGGTTTTAACGCTTGAGTTTAATATTAAGAGCTGAAACCACAAACTACCCTAGGAACCATGCTGAAActctttaaaagaagaagaggaagaaggaagaaaagcaacTCATGTCTGGGCTTCGGAGGACAGAAAGCCTCCAACTGATGGAGAACAAGGGGATGCTTTCCTTCCATTTCACTTGATCTTTCTGGGTTTCCTTCTTCgcttctttccttccccttcagAGTGACGTtcctggttggttggttggttggtttgtctGTCCTCGTCCTTGTGGTGGTCCTGGCATGGTGATGTGCTCTGCTCTGCGTTATCTGTGGTCTCTTACCAGCGCACACGTCAGTGGGGGGGATCTGAACACACCCAGGGGCAAGGCAGCCAGACTTGCAGGCCTGCACCCCAGGCAGCCTCCCCGTGAGCTGCAGAAGGCATGTTCTGCGCGGTCACCAGTAAGCGGTGGCTCCCTCCACCGTGGTCGTTGTCAGAGGAAAGTGCCCCTTAGGCGCTGGCGCCGCTGTGCTCTCCGCTCGCTCTCTCCCCTCCCACAACCAGGGTTCCCGTCAGCACACGCGTGCTGTGCCCTGATGAAGCTGGTGCTGAGTGACGTTTCCCACGCGACTCAGGGGTTCTGGGTGGCTCCCTGTAGGCACATAACAGTGTAGGAATGAAAAGTGGATTTGATTTCATTGATATTTAAATCTCTTGtcgattttattttttgttaatgttTCCCCCTGATGACTTTTTAGCgatttaacaaataaaacaaaatggacCGAATTGTCTTAACTGTTTGATtagtataaaagaaagaaagcacgCTGTGATGAAAAGCAGTGGGAGACTGGAGTTGGAAGCAAAGTAGTGGGAAAGATACTCTTCCTCCAGGAGGGTGGCCCGCCCCCAAGGCCGTCACGTAATGATGGAG containing:
- the FBXO42 gene encoding F-box only protein 42 isoform X1; protein product: MASSSDSEDDSLMAVDQEETVPEGTMEQDEEPRAALEVAETQHNRSMSELPEEVLEYILSFLSPYQEHKTAALVCKQWYRLIKGVAHQCYHGFIKAVQEGNIQWESRTYPYPGTPITQRFSHSACYYDANQSMYVFGGCTQSSCNAAFNDLWRLDLNSKEWIRPLASGSYPSPKAGATLVVYKDLLVLFGGWTRPSPYPLHQPERFFDEIHTYSPSKNWWNCIVTTHGPPPMAGHSSCVIDDKMIVFGGSLGSRQMSSDVWVLDLEQWAWSKPSISGPSPHPRGGQSQIVIDDATILILGGCGGPNALFKDAWLLHMHSGPWAWQPLKVENEDHGAPELWCHPACRVGQCVVVFSQAPSGRAPLSPSLNSRPSPISATPPALVPETREYRSQSPVRSMDEAPCVNGRWGTLRPRAQRQTPSSSREGSLSPARGDGSPVLNGGSLSPGSAAVSGSSLDSPVQAVSPSTPSTTEGYDLKMGLSLAPRRGSLPDQKDLRLGSIDLNWDLKAASSGNHVDGVGSRTAGGSLRHPPEQTNGVHTPPHVASALAGAVSPGALRRSLEAIKAMSSKGPPTSAALSPPLGSSPGSPGSQNLGSGEAVPVPRPGPAQGDGHALPPIARRLGHHPPQSLNVGKPLYQSMNCKPMQMYVLDIKDTKEKGRVKWKVFNSSSVVGPPETSLHTVVRGRGELIIFGGLMDKKQNVKYYPKTNALYFVRAKR
- the FBXO42 gene encoding F-box only protein 42 isoform X2: MASSSDSEDDSLMAVDQEETVPEGTMEQDEEPRAALEVAETQHNRSMSELPEEVLEYILSFLSPYQEHKTAALVCKQWYRLIKGVAHQCYHGFIKAVQEGNIQWESRTYPYPGTPITQRFSHRSYPSPKAGATLVVYKDLLVLFGGWTRPSPYPLHQPERFFDEIHTYSPSKNWWNCIVTTHGPPPMAGHSSCVIDDKMIVFGGSLGSRQMSSDVWVLDLEQWAWSKPSISGPSPHPRGGQSQIVIDDATILILGGCGGPNALFKDAWLLHMHSGPWAWQPLKVENEDHGAPELWCHPACRVGQCVVVFSQAPSGRAPLSPSLNSRPSPISATPPALVPETREYRSQSPVRSMDEAPCVNGRWGTLRPRAQRQTPSSSREGSLSPARGDGSPVLNGGSLSPGSAAVSGSSLDSPVQAVSPSTPSTTEGYDLKMGLSLAPRRGSLPDQKDLRLGSIDLNWDLKAASSGNHVDGVGSRTAGGSLRHPPEQTNGVHTPPHVASALAGAVSPGALRRSLEAIKAMSSKGPPTSAALSPPLGSSPGSPGSQNLGSGEAVPVPRPGPAQGDGHALPPIARRLGHHPPQSLNVGKPLYQSMNCKPMQMYVLDIKDTKEKGRVKWKVFNSSSVVGPPETSLHTVVRGRGELIIFGGLMDKKQNVKYYPKTNALYFVRAKR